The Zingiber officinale cultivar Zhangliang chromosome 9A, Zo_v1.1, whole genome shotgun sequence genome window below encodes:
- the LOC122020369 gene encoding uncharacterized protein LOC122020369 has product MHPSSLKSAVRRSLTRSLLFPSDDDHETVQPRANGNAKTAARRGRNPTTEKGKEEEEEEKALAYRNSSDFQLMQVSREAQKLTQMIDSWSMARHVAGRSEFFMEDLLKGAVGLQESLGMLKKLQDTSKKMPRASNNPKQEVLNKKGTEMPPQELCFEGFRVGDYRRRHHEPQPSSDDFSRNCMEELKQVIKESLYKDNILSDDDKNSSSRSMRYGAISSLEDKCLNTEVHYSSGQPKKARSSNLVAKLMGLEEASSKTIQPISKEEKDFVSQTRPRFNVEMPKTRKSHFLVQTNAQEDNGPDDFIETKHLKGLLKRSQIGGKGLEPTFFGAKELEQCRASLQRIDQLPPIVIMKPLHLHHRNTSVQNELPEKALIQERIQEIKLGQVNNRLDYCKHTLAEKQEQKEFKHMEKDVAETLPYYVTPSVYSKQIKKKVIVSHRLNDEEKKPSRLNVKQQEEKGPQSTRIKMLVQAKHNGETQHPDLGSHYRVGAKSITDSSRDKTKSQVKATRRAAMTVTAIEDKECYDNDTAIKYCIQVNDVPKPVGGSNSSKLVEQMKKVKNSLNSDNLNEDHKAIPRAYQEERNSKFTEVIRPPGYKKVGAEASIGDDLKSAFLSSQSFLSCVKNLFSVDATRPINYLKQSTNSDRKVDPPKLYLDVSEELMARKYNQLKYTIHPLLQTQPWGRITYLSIDKLVEEVSNGISKLISYNDVNGVDAGEGSLHIRLERELMPKNTVINSAWDIGWEWWICLEEADKVVDEVSKQIFSRLVEDAALELTRDCAKYFEHEELESFQAEVNEGAC; this is encoded by the exons ATGCATCCGAGCAGTCTAAAATCGGCTGTTCGCAGATCGTTAACCAGGTCGCTTCTATTTCCCTCTGATGATGATCATGAAACAGTCCAGCCTAGAGCAAATGGGAATGCCAAAACAGCAGCTCGCCGAGGCAGAAATCCAACTACTGAGAAgggtaaagaagaagaagaagaagagaaggcctTGGCTTACAGAAACAGCAGTGACTTCCAGCTTATGCAGGTGTCAAGAGAAGCTCAGAAACTGACACAGATGATTGATTCATGGTCAATGGCTAGACATGTTGCGGGTAGATCAGAATTTTTCATGGAAGATCTTCTTAAAGGTGCAGTAGGTCTGCAGGAGTCACTGGGCATGCTTAAAAAGCTTCAGGATACATCAAAGAAGATGCCCCGAGCCAGtaataatccaaaacaagaagtCTTGAATAAGAAAGGCACGGAAATGCCACCACAAGAATTGTGTTTTGAAGGATTCAGAGTCGGTGATTACCGAAGAAGGCACCATGAACCACAACCTTCATCTGATGACTTTTCAAGGAATTGCATGGAAGAGCTGAAACAAGTCATAAAAGAAAGTCTTTACAAAGATAATATACTGTCTGATGATGATAAGAACTCCTCTAGTAGGTCAATGCGATATGGTGCGATCAGTAGTTTGGAGGATAAGTGCTTAAACACTGAAGTACACTATTCATCTGGGCAACCAAAGAAAGCTAGATCTTCAAATCTAGTTGCTAAACTTATGGGTTTGGAAGAAGCCTCCTCAAAAACTATTCAACCTATCAGTAAAGAAGAAAAGGATTTTGTCAGCCAAACGAGGCCTAGGTTCAATGTAGAGATGCCTAAAACAAGGAAGTCACATTTTCTTGTGCAGACTAATGCTCAAGAAGATAATGGACCAGATGACTTCATCGAAACTAAGCATCTCAAAGGACTTTTGAAGCGAAGCCAAATTGGAGGAAAAGGACTAGAACCAACTTTTTTTGGTGCTAAAGAACTAGAACAGTGTCGGGCAAGCCTACAAAGGATTGATCAGCTGCCACCAATTGTGATAATGAAGCCTCTGCATTTGCACCATCGGAATACCAGTGTTCAGAATGAACTTCCTGAGAAGGCCTTGATACAAGAAAGGATCCAAGAAATTAAATTGGGTCAAGTGAACAATAGATTGGATTATTGTAAACATACTTTAGCTGAGAAACAAGAACAGAAAGAATTTAAGCATATGGAAAAGGATGTTGCTGAAACATTGCCCTATTATGTTACTCCCTCTGTATACAGCaaacagataaagaaaaaggtgaTTGTTTCTCACAGGCTGAACGATGAGGAGAAGAAACCATCAAGACTAAATGTGAAGCAGCAAGAAGAAAAGGGACCTCAATCAACAAGGATAAAAATGCTTGTGCAAGCAAAGCATAATGGAGAAACACAACATCCAGATTTGGGGTCTCATTACAGAGTTGGAGCAAAGTCAATCACCGATTCTTCAAGAGATAAGACTAAGTCACAAGTAAAAGCAACTAGGAGAGCTGCCATGACCGTTACTGCA ATTGAGGACAAAGAATGCTATGATAATGACACGGCGATTAAATATTGCATTCAAGTGAATGATGTTCCAAAACCAGTAGGTGGTTCCAACAGCAGCAAACTCGTTGAGCAGATGAAGAAAGTGAAGAACTCCTTGAATTCAG ACAACCTGAATGAAGACCATAAAGCTATACCGAGGGCCTACCAGGAAGAACGAAACTCTAAATTCACAGAAGTCATTCGTCCGCCTGGTTACAAGAAAGTTGGAGCAGAAGCTTCAATAGGAGATGATCTCAAGAGTGCTTTTCTCAGCAGCCAATCATTTCTGAGTTGTGTAAAAAATTTATTCAGTGTCGATGCCACTAGACCCATCAACTATCTGAAACAAAGCACAAACAGTGATAGAAAAGTGGACCCACCTAAGCTATACCTCGACGTTTCAGAGGAGCTAATGGCACGAAAATACAACCAGTTGAAGTATACAATTCATCCCCTGCTGCAAACCCAACCATGGGGGAGGATAACATACTTGTCCATTGACAAATTGGTGGAGGAAGTTAGTAACGGGATCAGCAAATTGATAAGTTACAATGATGTCAATGGCGTCGATGCTGGTGAAGGTAGTCTCCACATAAGGTTGGAGAGAGAGCTAATGCCCAAAAATACTGTCATAAATTCTGCATGGGACATCGGATGGGAGTGGTGGATATGCTTGGAAGAGGCTGACAAGGTTGTTGATGAAGTTAGCAAGCAAATATTCTCTCGGCTGGTTGAGGATGCTGCATTGGAGTTGACACGAGACTGTGCCAA GTACTTTGAACACGAGGAACTTGAGTCTTTCCAAGCAGAAGTAAATGAAGGTGCCTGTTGA
- the LOC122020792 gene encoding DNA-directed RNA polymerase III subunit 2-like: MGPIYYQKLKHMVIDKMHARATGPRVMLTRQPTEGRSRDGGLRLGEMERDCLIAYGASMLIFERLMLSSDPYQVQVCSQCGLLGYYNYKLKTAFCSMCKNGKNISTIRLPYACKLLFQELQAMNVVPRLKLVEA; this comes from the exons ATGGGACCAATCTACTATCAGAAGTTGAAACATATG GTAATTGATAAAATGCATGCTCGCGCCACAGGGCCTCGTGTGATGCTGACTAGACAACCTACTGAAGGAAGAAGCCGAGATGGAG GACTGCGTCTAGGAGAAATGGAACGTGACTGTTTGATAGCATATGGTGCGAGTATGTTGATATTTGAACGTTTGATGTTGTCCAGTGACCCATACCAAGTTCAG GTCTGCAGCCAGTGTGGTCTCTTAGGGTACTATAACTACAAGTTGAAGACGGCATTTTGTTCAATGTGTAAAAATGGCAAAAATATATCCACCATCAGACTTCCATACGCCTGCAAGCTTCTATTCCAG GAGTTGCAGGCCATGAACGTCGTTCCACGTTTGAAATTAGTTGAAGCATGA